One part of the Bacteroidia bacterium genome encodes these proteins:
- a CDS encoding helix-turn-helix domain-containing protein, translating to MQVILDQLVYFAFFQSLLLLGIYLFSPGKRKHIHGTMAFLILVLFVGLCGKVLHTAGVWDRNFRLILLSELSALLFGPCIYLFSRFVISRKDFEQKDIVHYIPGIAYSLFILIYFVLPGDEVHRSRIATGETMRVVYACHALGLVVNITYWFLSWRMLQEVRMKMRDELSFELHVRFLRNFLLLIGAVLFIWTILFLTSFMGFDMLERNARPYIWTILSLIILFITYFGMVSPQVLRMLPEAALPKYSQSKLSRTDLDRLKKELDELMIQKKPYLNSKLLKAELAEMLGLSNPELARLLNENIGMNFFEYVNYYRIKEFVELAKKEGSEQFTFFGLAQEAGFNSKSTFNKSFKKLMGVSPSVYFNQVNI from the coding sequence ATGCAAGTCATCCTGGATCAATTGGTCTATTTCGCATTCTTCCAAAGCCTGCTTTTGCTGGGGATCTATCTTTTTTCTCCCGGAAAAAGGAAGCATATCCACGGAACCATGGCCTTTTTGATTTTGGTGCTCTTTGTAGGACTTTGTGGAAAGGTATTGCATACGGCAGGGGTTTGGGATAGAAATTTTAGGCTCATTCTTTTATCAGAGCTTTCGGCCTTACTTTTTGGTCCTTGCATTTATCTCTTTTCCCGCTTTGTCATTAGTCGAAAGGATTTTGAACAAAAGGATATCGTTCATTATATCCCGGGCATTGCCTATTCATTATTCATCCTGATCTATTTTGTTCTTCCTGGCGATGAGGTCCATAGATCGAGGATAGCAACAGGAGAGACGATGCGGGTGGTATATGCATGTCATGCTTTAGGATTAGTGGTGAATATTACCTATTGGTTTTTGAGCTGGCGAATGCTGCAGGAAGTGCGAATGAAAATGAGGGATGAACTTTCCTTTGAGTTGCATGTTCGCTTTCTCCGAAATTTCCTCTTGCTGATCGGAGCCGTTTTGTTCATCTGGACGATTTTATTCCTGACCAGTTTTATGGGGTTTGATATGCTGGAGCGGAATGCCCGTCCTTATATATGGACCATCCTGAGCCTGATCATTTTATTCATCACCTATTTCGGCATGGTTTCTCCTCAGGTTTTACGCATGCTGCCAGAAGCAGCTTTACCCAAATACAGCCAATCCAAATTGAGTAGAACGGATCTGGATCGCCTGAAAAAGGAGCTGGATGAATTGATGATCCAAAAGAAACCCTATCTGAATAGCAAATTGCTCAAAGCTGAGCTGGCAGAAATGCTGGGACTTAGCAATCCGGAACTTGCCCGCCTTCTCAATGAAAACATCGGCATGAATTTCTTTGAATACGTGAATTACTACCGCATTAAAGAATTCGTCGAGCTCGCAAAAAAGGAAGGATCAGAGCAGTTCACCTTTTTCGGTCTCGCCCAGGAGGCCGGCTTTAATTCCAAAAGCACCTTTAACAAATCTTTTAAAAAACTGATGGGAGTCTCTCCCTCGGTTTATTTCAATCAAGTCAATATCTAA
- a CDS encoding DUF2911 domain-containing protein, with product MKTYISLFILCLLSLIASAQLRTPSLSPVSTVKQKLGLTEIEIQYSRPSARDRSIFATEGLIPFGEFWRAGANAATKISFSSEVRLGGESLEAGSYSILIKPFATYWELYFYVYESGDWNSYVKKEADLILKSSVNKSDSFIESFEIHIQDLDLHTASLVFEWENSRIKVPLEVNDKERVLASIDRTLSGPGSFDYYNAAVYLHASHTDLEKALQYIQEVTSSDKALFFQVSREAQILKDLNRKEEALLSAKRALALAQKANNQDFIRINEQLIETLE from the coding sequence ATGAAAACCTATATTTCTCTTTTTATCCTGTGCTTGCTTTCACTTATAGCAAGCGCCCAGCTACGCACGCCCAGTCTCAGTCCGGTTTCTACCGTGAAACAAAAGCTCGGATTGACGGAAATCGAAATTCAATACTCTCGACCCAGCGCAAGGGATCGCAGCATTTTCGCCACAGAAGGATTGATTCCTTTTGGAGAATTCTGGCGAGCCGGAGCCAATGCTGCAACGAAAATCAGTTTTTCTTCTGAAGTCAGGCTGGGAGGGGAAAGCCTGGAGGCCGGAAGCTACAGCATACTTATTAAACCCTTTGCTACTTATTGGGAGCTATATTTTTATGTGTATGAAAGCGGGGACTGGAATAGCTATGTGAAAAAGGAAGCGGATCTCATTTTAAAGTCTTCAGTCAATAAAAGCGATTCGTTTATAGAAAGCTTTGAAATTCATATTCAGGATCTGGACCTGCATACTGCCTCTTTGGTTTTTGAATGGGAAAATAGCAGGATAAAGGTTCCGCTGGAAGTAAATGATAAGGAGCGAGTTCTGGCCTCTATAGATAGAACGCTGTCCGGTCCGGGCTCTTTCGACTACTACAATGCAGCGGTTTATCTCCATGCCTCACATACGGATTTGGAAAAAGCCCTGCAATACATTCAGGAAGTTACCTCTTCGGATAAGGCTTTATTCTTTCAGGTGAGTCGGGAGGCGCAAATACTGAAAGACCTGAATCGAAAAGAGGAAGCTTTGCTTTCTGCAAAACGAGCCTTAGCACTCGCCCAAAAAGCCAACAATCAGGATTTCATCAGAATCAATGAACAACTAATTGAAACGCTTGAATAA
- the proS gene encoding proline--tRNA ligase produces the protein MAKGNKLTSRAENYSEWYNELVKKADLAENSDVRGCMVIKPYGYAIWERMQRILDDMFKETGHVNAYFPLFIPKSFLSKEADHVEGFAKECAVVTHYRLKNDPDGKGVIVDPEAKLEEELIVRPTSETIIWSTYRNWIQSYRDLPILVNQWANVVRWELRTRMFLRTAEFLWQEGHTAHATEEEAMAEARLMLNVYGDFAEQTLAIPVIRGSKTERERFAGALETFTIEALMQDGKALQSGTSHFLGQNFAKAFDVKYATRDNKEEYVWATSWGVSTRLMGALIMTHSDDAGLVLPPVLAPVQVVIVPIYRKDEEKEMVLTKADEIQASLKSLGIRVKVDNDDTKKPGWKFAEWELKGVPIRLAIGPRDLANNKIEVARRDTQTKEVVDLTDNFSQEIKTLLDTVQESIYNKAKDFREEKTRNVDSWEEFKSAIHDDIPGFIYAHWDGTTETEEKIQDETKATIRCIPVDNPLEEGVCVYSGKPSTQRVLFAKAY, from the coding sequence ATGGCTAAAGGAAACAAGCTTACCAGCAGAGCGGAAAATTATTCTGAATGGTACAATGAGCTCGTAAAAAAGGCGGACCTTGCTGAAAATTCGGATGTGAGGGGATGTATGGTGATCAAACCTTATGGCTATGCCATTTGGGAACGTATGCAGCGCATCCTGGACGATATGTTCAAGGAGACCGGGCATGTAAACGCTTATTTCCCGCTATTTATCCCGAAAAGCTTTTTGAGTAAAGAGGCCGATCATGTAGAAGGATTTGCCAAGGAATGTGCGGTCGTTACCCATTACAGACTAAAAAACGATCCGGATGGAAAAGGAGTAATAGTTGATCCAGAAGCGAAACTGGAAGAAGAGCTGATCGTTCGCCCAACTTCAGAGACCATTATCTGGAGTACTTATAGAAACTGGATACAATCTTATAGAGATCTGCCCATTTTGGTCAATCAGTGGGCCAATGTGGTTCGCTGGGAATTGCGGACACGTATGTTCTTGCGTACGGCTGAATTTCTCTGGCAGGAAGGACACACTGCTCATGCGACAGAAGAAGAAGCCATGGCAGAGGCTCGTCTGATGCTCAATGTATATGGAGATTTCGCTGAGCAAACCCTGGCCATTCCAGTAATCAGAGGTTCGAAGACAGAAAGAGAAAGATTTGCGGGAGCTTTGGAAACCTTTACGATAGAAGCATTGATGCAGGATGGGAAAGCCCTTCAATCCGGGACTTCTCACTTTTTGGGACAAAATTTTGCCAAAGCCTTCGATGTAAAATATGCGACCCGCGACAACAAAGAAGAATATGTATGGGCCACCAGTTGGGGGGTAAGTACCCGTTTGATGGGAGCCCTCATTATGACACATTCAGATGATGCGGGATTGGTATTGCCTCCAGTGCTTGCGCCGGTTCAGGTGGTGATCGTGCCTATATATAGAAAGGATGAGGAGAAAGAAATGGTGCTGACGAAAGCGGATGAAATCCAGGCTTCTCTCAAATCTTTGGGCATACGGGTAAAAGTCGATAATGATGACACCAAGAAGCCCGGATGGAAATTTGCCGAATGGGAGCTCAAAGGTGTACCCATAAGATTGGCAATCGGACCACGCGATTTGGCCAATAACAAAATCGAAGTGGCTCGCCGCGATACCCAAACAAAAGAAGTAGTCGATCTTACAGATAATTTCTCTCAGGAGATCAAAACTTTGCTGGATACCGTTCAGGAAAGTATTTACAACAAAGCCAAAGATTTCCGCGAAGAGAAAACCCGCAATGTTGATAGCTGGGAAGAGTTCAAATCAGCCATCCATGATGATATCCCCGGATTCATCTATGCACATTGGGACGGGACCACAGAAACAGAGGAAAAGATCCAGGACGAAACCAAAGCGACCATTCGTTGTATTCCGGTTGACAATCCTTTGGAAGAGGGAGTTTGTGTGTATAGTGGAAAGCCAAGTACGCAGAGAGTTTTGTTTGCGAAAGCTTACTAA
- a CDS encoding zinc-dependent metalloprotease: MKYLGSLLVLACILLFPLQTQAQLIGDPVDPSAYDLDVSSDDSRPEILRKRYVSLKDWTMGPQLSLSLFPDTEVLSYVEEIDLGEERKTWKGHVPGDDAAYVIISEQEGIYYGKIVDADMRSFQLIYKGSSVYAIYEIEPSNIPLDEEDQVILEAADEIEGDEGICEQSYSCPAATIDILIVYTPAAKDEMGGQAAIEAAIASAVSEMNTVNDNSGVPHDYNLVHTEEINFTESGSSSTDLGALRSQTDGKGDNVHQLRYIHRADLVAMISSSSYCGIGYVPNSKTYFDASSGFSITGVNCMTGNLTLAHECGHNMGLHHDYYVSSSTRPCSHHHGYVNQNAQAANNKRWRTVMAYNDNCSDAFGFYCSRIPYWSNPDQDYNGDPMGVSIGNSQPSNNAFALTRSSCLVSGMSDQLVSFPVIYQDWQVEAKDQEISLNWATAQEINNSGFEIEIRSDSAKDFQKLGFIAGKGNSTEVQSYSFKVRHAFPGVHYLRLKQIDHDGTFAYSSIKEVEIGKEEQVYHRAYPNPSEGLTTLEFILYRSSEYQIDIMDINGQLVRKLYKGELKTGDHRFELNTEELNPGMYFYSIRSLIDQEMGKLWVR; the protein is encoded by the coding sequence TTGAAATATTTAGGTTCTTTACTTGTACTTGCCTGTATTCTATTATTCCCCCTCCAAACCCAAGCCCAATTAATCGGAGACCCTGTAGATCCATCCGCTTATGATTTGGATGTGAGTTCCGATGATTCCAGACCCGAAATCCTGAGAAAACGTTATGTAAGCCTGAAAGACTGGACCATGGGTCCCCAGTTGAGTCTTTCCCTTTTTCCAGATACTGAGGTCCTTTCTTATGTAGAGGAAATCGATCTGGGGGAGGAAAGAAAAACATGGAAGGGGCATGTACCGGGTGATGATGCCGCTTATGTGATCATCTCAGAACAGGAAGGAATTTACTATGGAAAAATAGTAGACGCCGACATGCGGAGCTTTCAACTTATTTACAAAGGTTCTTCTGTTTACGCCATTTATGAGATTGAACCCTCAAATATCCCCCTGGATGAAGAGGATCAGGTCATTTTGGAGGCAGCGGATGAAATAGAAGGGGATGAAGGCATTTGCGAACAAAGTTATTCTTGCCCTGCGGCTACCATAGATATACTGATTGTATATACGCCCGCTGCCAAGGATGAAATGGGAGGCCAGGCAGCTATCGAAGCTGCCATCGCCAGCGCAGTATCCGAAATGAATACGGTGAATGATAACAGTGGCGTTCCACATGATTACAACCTAGTCCATACTGAAGAGATAAACTTCACCGAATCTGGAAGTTCAAGTACCGATCTGGGTGCATTGAGGTCTCAGACGGATGGAAAAGGCGATAATGTACATCAATTGCGCTATATCCACCGGGCAGATCTAGTGGCGATGATTTCTTCATCCAGCTATTGCGGAATCGGCTATGTCCCAAACAGTAAGACCTATTTTGATGCGAGTTCAGGCTTCAGCATCACAGGAGTAAACTGCATGACAGGCAACCTTACTCTTGCTCATGAGTGTGGACATAATATGGGATTGCATCACGATTATTATGTGAGTAGTTCAACTCGCCCCTGTAGCCATCATCATGGATATGTAAATCAAAATGCCCAGGCAGCCAATAATAAGCGTTGGCGTACTGTCATGGCCTATAATGATAATTGTAGTGATGCCTTTGGCTTTTATTGCAGTAGGATTCCTTATTGGTCCAATCCAGATCAGGACTACAATGGGGATCCTATGGGCGTATCGATAGGAAACTCGCAGCCCAGTAATAATGCTTTTGCCTTGACACGTTCTTCTTGCCTGGTATCGGGAATGAGTGATCAATTGGTTTCATTCCCTGTCATCTACCAGGACTGGCAGGTAGAAGCCAAAGATCAGGAGATATCCCTGAACTGGGCAACAGCTCAGGAGATCAATAATAGCGGATTTGAAATTGAAATTCGTTCAGATTCAGCTAAGGACTTTCAAAAATTAGGTTTTATAGCAGGGAAAGGAAACTCTACGGAGGTTCAATCTTATTCTTTTAAAGTTCGTCATGCTTTCCCAGGTGTTCATTACCTGAGGTTAAAGCAAATCGATCACGATGGTACTTTCGCTTATAGTTCGATCAAAGAAGTCGAAATAGGCAAAGAAGAACAAGTCTATCATCGGGCTTATCCCAATCCCTCAGAAGGACTCACTACGCTGGAGTTTATTCTGTATCGCAGTTCTGAGTACCAAATTGATATCATGGATATCAATGGGCAACTGGTGAGAAAACTTTATAAGGGAGAGCTCAAAACCGGGGATCATAGATTTGAGTTGAATACTGAAGAATTAAATCCCGGCATGTATTTCTATTCTATCCGTTCACTCATTGATCAGGAGATGGGGAAATTGTGGGTGAGGTAA
- a CDS encoding tetratricopeptide repeat protein, with translation MRPIILLSLLLLLRSPSPAQTFPSDSLKEVLISTQNDSLKSDAYHRLFQASMAQSFDSASKYSQAFVAFAEAHAYLPGKLTAYLDLATTYAIRGSFDTAIHHFHRARPLAIQLEKKSELAKSHMSLGNCFLRLGKLDSSLNYFQLARETYEEIENVDGQAAVNNNMGFLYESQEEFSKALAHYLHSLSLRKTHGPEAKLSFNFSRIGNIHLRQGKLDSALFYYRKYLANAQKYEQQKEIAAAESNLGNVYLEQGDFAKALRHYQSSLKLFEAFGDKYHIAYLHNNLAKAFVNLGQYEQALFHSERALSMAKEQDVLSLQKEAYETRLAVFGKRKDYRSQLAALEALTQVKDSMILRENTENLSELELKYETKEKEAQLSAQKLALLEEELLRNRILIFSSLILLLFLALIGWLIFRYRNRRRKMEHIMELKQTESENLRILNQLKSRFFANISHEFRTPLTLIMGPVSQLLKEYRKGELGQELSLVQKNARRLEVLVGQLMDLAKLESGKMVLRLQSGDIFAFIRGIAHSFSSMADLKEIHFDIHVPEGECITAFDPDKLQSILSNLLSNAIKYTGEEGRVEMEVQLKDPDQLAIEVKDNGIGIKATDLPQIFDRFYRVEGSEIEGSGIGLALTRELVHLMGGEIEVESEWNQGSSFRVAIPLQDVEGEIPVYKFPQEFTEAEASILPLIPQTAAERASILLVEDNADVRRFIKQQLEQAYQVWEVENGVEGLAFLDKKLPDLILSDVMMPRMDGITFIHKVKTQEISSHIPVIMLTAKGDRSSKLEGLETGADDYLSKPFDADELKLRIRNLIEQRRKLREHFQKPGILGWEATKENSLDEAFLNRLSALIEAEIGNEELSIESLSEGLGISRGHLHKKLKALTNMSPSVFVRTLRLQKAKRMLEQGVGTAAEISFRCGFSSPAYFSKCFKDQYGLAPGMVKPNSLS, from the coding sequence ATGCGCCCTATAATACTACTAAGCCTACTTCTGCTTCTTCGGAGCCCAAGTCCCGCTCAAACATTTCCTTCGGATAGTTTGAAAGAAGTGCTGATTTCTACCCAAAATGATTCTTTGAAGAGTGATGCTTATCATCGTCTTTTTCAGGCTTCAATGGCACAAAGTTTTGATAGTGCCAGCAAGTATAGCCAGGCTTTTGTAGCATTCGCAGAAGCGCATGCCTACCTTCCTGGAAAATTGACTGCTTACCTGGATTTGGCAACGACCTATGCTATTCGGGGTTCCTTTGATACGGCGATTCATCATTTTCACCGGGCAAGACCACTTGCCATACAACTGGAAAAGAAATCCGAGCTTGCCAAATCTCACATGAGTTTAGGCAACTGTTTTTTGAGGTTGGGCAAACTGGATAGTTCGCTGAACTACTTTCAATTGGCTCGGGAGACTTATGAGGAAATCGAAAATGTGGATGGGCAAGCAGCGGTAAACAACAATATGGGCTTTTTGTACGAAAGCCAGGAAGAGTTTTCTAAAGCATTGGCTCATTATCTCCATTCCCTGTCTCTTCGGAAAACCCACGGCCCGGAAGCTAAACTCTCATTTAATTTCAGCCGAATAGGCAACATCCACTTGCGTCAAGGAAAGCTGGATTCTGCGCTATTTTATTATAGGAAGTACCTCGCCAATGCACAGAAATACGAACAGCAAAAGGAAATCGCAGCTGCAGAAAGTAATTTGGGAAATGTCTACCTGGAGCAAGGAGATTTTGCAAAAGCCCTGAGGCATTACCAATCTTCACTTAAACTATTCGAGGCCTTTGGGGACAAATACCACATTGCTTACCTCCATAATAATCTGGCAAAAGCTTTTGTAAACCTTGGCCAATACGAGCAAGCCCTTTTTCATAGTGAGCGTGCTTTGTCCATGGCAAAAGAACAGGATGTACTTTCCTTGCAAAAGGAGGCGTACGAAACTCGCCTGGCTGTATTTGGAAAGCGCAAGGATTACCGTTCCCAATTGGCTGCTTTGGAGGCTCTTACCCAGGTCAAGGACAGCATGATCCTGAGAGAGAATACCGAAAACCTCTCTGAATTGGAGCTTAAATACGAAACCAAGGAGAAAGAGGCTCAACTTTCGGCTCAGAAACTGGCATTACTGGAAGAGGAATTGCTGAGGAATCGCATATTAATTTTCAGCTCCTTAATCCTTCTGCTTTTTCTGGCTCTCATCGGTTGGCTGATTTTCCGCTATCGAAATCGGAGAAGGAAAATGGAGCACATCATGGAATTGAAGCAAACAGAAAGCGAAAACCTCCGAATTCTCAATCAATTGAAATCTCGCTTTTTCGCAAACATCTCTCACGAATTCAGAACGCCGCTTACCCTGATCATGGGACCTGTTTCGCAATTATTGAAAGAGTATAGAAAAGGGGAATTGGGCCAGGAGCTTTCTCTGGTGCAAAAAAATGCCCGCCGCCTTGAAGTTCTGGTCGGTCAATTGATGGACCTGGCTAAACTTGAGTCAGGGAAGATGGTGCTCAGGCTGCAAAGCGGGGATATTTTTGCCTTTATTCGAGGCATAGCTCATTCCTTTTCGTCCATGGCTGATTTGAAGGAAATTCACTTTGACATCCATGTGCCGGAAGGGGAATGCATTACCGCTTTTGATCCTGACAAATTGCAAAGCATACTGTCAAATTTGCTCAGCAATGCAATTAAATATACCGGCGAAGAAGGCAGGGTGGAAATGGAAGTTCAGCTAAAAGATCCGGACCAATTAGCCATAGAGGTAAAAGACAATGGAATCGGAATAAAAGCTACAGATCTCCCCCAGATATTTGATCGATTTTATCGGGTAGAAGGCTCCGAAATCGAAGGTTCGGGCATTGGACTTGCCCTGACCCGCGAGTTGGTGCATCTGATGGGTGGGGAAATTGAAGTGGAAAGTGAATGGAACCAGGGAAGCAGCTTTAGGGTAGCAATTCCTCTACAAGATGTCGAAGGAGAAATTCCTGTTTACAAATTCCCACAAGAATTCACTGAAGCAGAAGCAAGTATACTTCCGCTCATTCCCCAAACAGCAGCCGAAAGAGCCTCGATTTTACTGGTTGAGGATAATGCTGATGTCAGAAGATTTATTAAGCAGCAATTGGAGCAAGCCTATCAGGTATGGGAGGTCGAAAATGGAGTCGAAGGTCTTGCTTTCCTCGATAAAAAACTCCCCGACCTGATCCTTTCCGATGTCATGATGCCCAGGATGGATGGCATCACCTTTATCCATAAAGTTAAGACCCAGGAAATAAGTAGCCACATCCCGGTCATCATGTTAACTGCCAAAGGAGATCGCAGCAGTAAGTTGGAAGGATTGGAGACCGGAGCGGATGATTACCTGAGCAAACCCTTTGATGCAGATGAATTGAAGTTACGAATCCGCAACCTTATCGAACAAAGGAGAAAGTTAAGGGAACACTTTCAGAAGCCAGGAATTTTGGGCTGGGAAGCGACTAAGGAGAATTCGCTGGACGAAGCATTTTTAAACCGTTTGAGCGCACTCATTGAAGCCGAGATTGGAAATGAGGAACTCTCGATCGAATCCTTGAGTGAAGGCCTGGGAATAAGCCGGGGACATCTGCACAAAAAGCTAAAAGCATTGACAAATATGTCTCCCTCTGTTTTTGTAAGGACCCTGAGGTTGCAAAAGGCAAAGCGGATGTTGGAGCAGGGAGTAGGGACAGCTGCAGAAATTTCCTTTCGATGTGGGTTTTCGAGTCCCGCATACTTTAGCAAATGCTTTAAAGACCAGTACGGCCTTGCCCCCGGAATGGTGAAGCCTAATTCTCTGAGTTGA
- a CDS encoding cytochrome c, producing the protein MKKILKYLGITLASLLGLVLLLVLFINFKPLPNYQLEVPLGNLEVEINPERVSNGAELSSVLCNHCHGNKGRLEGKLIAEEEGFGKIYAPNITQDEQYGIGSYTDAELYRLLRTGVKKDGGLSLPMMMRFPTAAEKDIYSIIAFLRSNEAAVQASSNQLAEYEPTFLVKLLYTIAFKPLPLPLEEISKPGPADKHFGQYLANSLYACYNCHSASFESNNFMEPEKSAGFLGGGNPIAVGDMKPVESANITMHETDGIGSWTQDDFFQALKFGKHPEGRKLSYPMLPYAFLDSTEIFAIHDYLKTVPQLADTKNLAKINE; encoded by the coding sequence ATGAAAAAGATCCTAAAATACCTGGGCATAACCCTTGCATCCCTCCTGGGGTTGGTGCTATTGTTAGTTCTATTCATCAATTTCAAGCCCTTACCCAATTATCAACTGGAAGTTCCTCTTGGGAATCTTGAGGTTGAAATAAATCCCGAGCGGGTCTCGAATGGGGCAGAATTGTCTTCGGTCTTATGTAACCATTGCCACGGAAATAAAGGAAGACTGGAAGGAAAGCTCATTGCTGAGGAAGAGGGCTTTGGGAAAATTTATGCACCCAATATTACCCAGGACGAGCAATACGGCATTGGCTCTTATACAGATGCTGAATTGTACCGCTTGCTGAGAACCGGTGTAAAGAAGGATGGAGGCCTTAGTCTTCCCATGATGATGAGGTTTCCTACAGCTGCCGAAAAAGACATTTACAGCATAATTGCATTCCTCCGTTCAAATGAAGCTGCAGTTCAAGCCTCTTCAAACCAGCTAGCTGAATACGAGCCCACTTTTCTGGTTAAGTTGCTGTATACGATTGCTTTTAAGCCCTTGCCACTTCCTCTGGAAGAAATTTCAAAACCCGGGCCTGCAGATAAACACTTTGGACAATACCTGGCCAATAGTTTGTATGCTTGCTATAACTGCCATTCAGCTTCCTTTGAAAGCAACAATTTTATGGAACCTGAGAAGTCGGCGGGTTTTCTGGGAGGAGGAAACCCGATTGCAGTAGGAGATATGAAACCGGTGGAATCTGCCAATATCACCATGCATGAAACGGATGGAATCGGTAGCTGGACCCAGGATGATTTCTTTCAGGCATTGAAATTTGGAAAGCATCCGGAAGGAAGGAAGTTGAGCTATCCCATGCTCCCCTATGCCTTTCTGGATTCAACAGAAATATTCGCCATCCATGATTACCTGAAAACAGTACCTCAACTGGCTGATACCAAAAATCTGGCAAAAATTAATGAGTAG